The genomic stretch TATTAGGCACGCCGCCAGCGTTCGTCCTGAGCCAGGATCAAACTCTCCAAAAAAGAGTTATGAGTTAGCTCATAAGTTAAAACGTTGGCTCATGTTCTTCTATAATAGAAGCCATGAATAATTTATTATTTGTTGACGCTTGTTTGTTTAGTTTTCAAAGAACAATTTCGTGTGCCGCTCAGAAGCGACTTTAATAATTTATCACGTTACAGCATCGAATGTCAACAACTTTTTTTGATTTGTTTTTCACGTTCAAAATGTTGTTATCTGTTCGCGACTGTTTCTATATACTATCACCGGTTATGCCCAGAGTCAACACCATTAAACCTTGAAATTATTGGAAAAAAATCAAGCCCGCCGTTTCTCAGAAAATAACAGCAGCCAGTCTCAAATATGGAGACTGGCTGCTTTTCGTTCTTATTTAGAGATCGTAATAATGTTCTCTTCATTCACATCTACATTGCCTTGCTTGTTAATAACAATGCTTTCGCCTTCAGAAAGATTCGTGAATACAATCGGAGTAATGATTGACGTTGCATTTTCCTTAATGTAACCAAGGTCAACTTTCAATAATGGCTGCCCCTTTGTTACTGTGTCATTTTCTGAAACAAGAGTTTCGAACCCTTGCCCTTTTAGATTAACTGTATCTATGCCTACATGAATGAGGATTTCTCTTCCGGCTTCAGAAAGGACTCCAATCGCATGTTTTGTCGGGAACACATTGACGATCTTTCCATCTACAGGAGATACAATTGTGCCTTCTGTAGGAACAATCGCAAAGCCGTCACCCATCATCTTGCCTGAGAATACTTGATCAGGCACTTCTGTGATTGGTTTGATTTCCCCTTTAATAGGAGAAACGAATATTTCAGCAGGAACAGCAGGATCTGTATCAAGGTGAGTCTGCAATGCTTCCGGATTCACTTCTTCAATCTGCTGTTCAACCTCTTTCGCCTGGTTCGTTTCAAGCGGACGAGGCTTCTTGCCGCTCATGATGTCTTTCATTTGGCCCTTAATTGTTTCTGAACGAGGACCAAAGATGGCCTGGATGTTGTTGCCGACTTCTAGAACGCCAGCTGCTCCAAGTTTTTTCAAACGATCCTTGTCGACATCTTTAATATCATTTACGGATACACGAAGACGGGTGATACAAGCATCAAGGTGAGCGATATTTTCCTGTCCGCCCATTGCTTCAAGCACCTGATACGGAAGATCGCCAGCCTGCCCTTTCGATCCGGCTGGTTCCTCATCTTCATCAGCCGCTTCACGGCCCGGAGTCATTAGATTAAATTTGCGGATTGCGAAACGGAAACCAAAATAGTAGATTACCGCAAATACTAAACCTACAGGAATGACAATCCACGCATTTGTCTGCGGGTTGATCAGACCGAACAAAATGTAGTCAATGAGACCACCGGAGAATGTCATACCGATTTTTACATCTAATAGGTGCATCGTCATGAAAGATAGACCTGCAAAAATCGCATGTACTCCGAACAGGACTGGTGCTACGAACAGGAATGAGAACTCTAGAGGTTCTGTGATACCTGTCAGGAATGAAGTCAACGCGGCAGATACCATGAGACCGCCGACAACTACTTTTCTTTCAGGACGCGCTTCGTGATAGATCGCCAAAGCTGCAGCCGGAAGACCAAACATCATGAATGGGAATTTACCAGTCATGAAAGTACCAGCAGTAAGGTTTTGTACATTATCTGCGATTTCAGCCATGAAGATACGCTGATCCCCGCGTACTACTTCTCCAGCCTGTGTTGTGTACTGACCAAACTCATACCAGAATGGTGAATAGAAAATATGGTGCAATCCGAATGGAATCAAAGAACGCTCTACAACACCGAAAATGAATGCTGACAGAGTCAGGTTTGCATGAACCATGTTTTGCGAGAATGCATTTAAGCCATTTTGGATTGGAGGCCAAATGACAAGCATCAATAAACCGAGCAGGATAGCTGTTCCAGCGGTGATAATTGGAACGAATCGCTTACCGGCAAAGAAACCAAGGTAAGATGGCAATTCGATTTCATAGAACTTGTTGTAAAGGGCAGCCGCAATGATACCAACGATGATACCTCCGAACACCCCTGTCTGCAGGGTCGGCACTCCAAGGATATTTGCGTAGTTTAGTCCATTAACATCTTCTGGAGTGATTTGTAAAACAGTACCCATTGTCACATTCATGATCAGGTAACCGATAATCGCCGCAAGACCGGCAACTCCTTCACCTCCAGCCAAACCTACAGCTACACCAACCGCAAACAACAGCGGCAGATTTCCGAAGACAATGTCTCCGGCTTTTTGCATGACAGCAGCTACCATATCGACGCCGCTGTTATCTAAAAATGGAGCAAGCTCCAGCAGGGCGGGGTTGCGAAGCGCAGCACCAAGAGCAAGCAATATACCTGCAGCTGGCAGCAAGGCAACCGGAAGCATCAGCGCTTTCCCTACTTTTTGAAGAACACCAAAAGCTTTCTTGAACATAGG from Mesobacillus jeotgali encodes the following:
- the ptsG gene encoding glucose-specific PTS transporter subunit IIBC: MFKKAFGVLQKVGKALMLPVALLPAAGILLALGAALRNPALLELAPFLDNSGVDMVAAVMQKAGDIVFGNLPLLFAVGVAVGLAGGEGVAGLAAIIGYLIMNVTMGTVLQITPEDVNGLNYANILGVPTLQTGVFGGIIVGIIAAALYNKFYEIELPSYLGFFAGKRFVPIITAGTAILLGLLMLVIWPPIQNGLNAFSQNMVHANLTLSAFIFGVVERSLIPFGLHHIFYSPFWYEFGQYTTQAGEVVRGDQRIFMAEIADNVQNLTAGTFMTGKFPFMMFGLPAAALAIYHEARPERKVVVGGLMVSAALTSFLTGITEPLEFSFLFVAPVLFGVHAIFAGLSFMTMHLLDVKIGMTFSGGLIDYILFGLINPQTNAWIVIPVGLVFAVIYYFGFRFAIRKFNLMTPGREAADEDEEPAGSKGQAGDLPYQVLEAMGGQENIAHLDACITRLRVSVNDIKDVDKDRLKKLGAAGVLEVGNNIQAIFGPRSETIKGQMKDIMSGKKPRPLETNQAKEVEQQIEEVNPEALQTHLDTDPAVPAEIFVSPIKGEIKPITEVPDQVFSGKMMGDGFAIVPTEGTIVSPVDGKIVNVFPTKHAIGVLSEAGREILIHVGIDTVNLKGQGFETLVSENDTVTKGQPLLKVDLGYIKENATSIITPIVFTNLSEGESIVINKQGNVDVNEENIITISK